A region of Ochotona princeps isolate mOchPri1 chromosome 9, mOchPri1.hap1, whole genome shotgun sequence DNA encodes the following proteins:
- the LOC101520242 gene encoding putative vomeronasal receptor-like protein 4, with amino-acid sequence MLLKNALFSQAGFGITANTILLLFHVLPSLQDCRLKPSSLTVCHLALVHIAMFLTTVFLVSPDLFESMHFQNDFKCKALYYLSRVMQGLSICTTCVLSTLQAITLSPSTSWMAQFKHKSVHFITRVYVFMWTLSLSSCASLAFYVVAFSNLNQTRFLKLNKYCSISRMNSIVRYLFYALTTSRDVCFVGVMLISSMYLLNLLFKHQRRVQYLHSTSHSSTPCPEKRAMQTILLLVGFFVVMFWMDFIISSFPTRLSDDGPVIQTIRRLVSKIYATVSPLVLLSSDRRVIGVLRSVKQAFNSLLH; translated from the coding sequence ATGTTACTTAAAAATGCTCTTTTCTCCCAAGCTGGCTTTGGAATCACAGCCAACACCATCCTCCTGCTCTTCCATGTCCTCCCATCCCTCCAGGATTGCAGACTGAAGCCTAGTAGCCTGACCGTCTGTCACCTGGCACTTGTCCACATAGCCATGTTTCTCACCACGGTGTTCTTGGTGTCTCCGGACCTGTTTGAGTCAATGCACTTTCAGAATGACTTTAAGTGCAAGGCTCTGTATTACTTGAGTAGGGTGATGCAGGGCCTCTCCATCTGCACCACCTGTGTCCTGAGCACTCTTCAAGCTATCACCCTGAGCCCCAGCACCTCCTGGATGGCCCAGTTTAAACACAAATCTGTACATTTCATTACTCGCGTCTATGTGTTCATGTGGACCCTCAGCTTATCTTCCTGTGCTTCCCTGGCCttttatgttgtggctttttcCAATCTGAACCAGACCCGCTTTCTGAAGCTGAATAAATACTGCTCAATCTCCCGCATGAACTCCATCGTTAGATACCTGTTTTATGCTTTGACAACCTCCAGGGATGTTTGCTTTGTAGGAGTGATGCTGATCTCAAGCATGTACCTGCTGAATCTCCTGTTCAAGCACCAGAGGAGGGTCCAGTAtctccacagcaccagccactccTCAACACCCTGCCCAGAAAAAAGGGCCATGCAGACCATTCTGCTGCTTGTGGGGTTCTTTGTGGTCATGTTCTGGATGGACTTTATAATTTCATCCTTCCCAACCCGTTTATCAGATGATGGACCAGTGATCCAGACCATCCGGAGACTTGTGAGCAAAATCTATGCCACGGTCAGCCCTCTGGTGCTGCTCAGTTCTGACAGAAGGGTCATCGGTGTTCTGCGAAGTGTGAAGCAGGCATTCAATAGCCTTTTACACTAG